In Planctomycetia bacterium, one DNA window encodes the following:
- a CDS encoding FHA domain-containing protein — protein MKTCPAPSAATESRIRLVSTDPTVRPGVRGVEQDLTIIGSSDGCEIGLSSSRVDAAHTAILRIGTAAYACDLGGAGGTIVNDRRIRFERLTDGAVLKIGPFSFCVELSESNAGNAAYGTFSLRDDRTIGEVSNREPMLLIGSDAACDVVLADPSIGPRHALIAWTTNGPVLRDLVGSFNVRRNGRHVRQSNLSDGDRIGIGPYELSFSCAAPSISAAVERSAVAESDVPRGAEGITSLAEILSQMSHADTPWPDSILSGAGGGKAPGETMDEAGFAEAIAAATGPIHGADVGDESAGSVDAGDASDAVVSARLKVVNEKSERLKARVAAAQHALDERAKKLWDGLSKERERLSSYHSELQSKARKLLEAAMQKREALQAQTGAIAPSQSSERAEPVPPLIDRREVERVFGGTFEPADATERNAVATEQALGGASSTAPGASGAAQPFNVISADSLEAQAAELASLVRAERTEVDETDARLEALRFDIERLRSHLVRAEERHRVRRKELDERVQTLRRAHQALAGEHEALMNRLRQVEARQATVNSSLAEAEQSQSELAAEAQHLAATRDEFESRRAELRQTLESERLRLQMRQSEMQRRAAELARMARERRQQIEEQLAKQQSALEAREREIRAQRLAIEEAGRFELDRTAGELEKVLNARLAEIEREIQSRQSGLSSWMNALSGGAPLDDEATVRSIAAPSPKIEATPSNAQSGPAETYEFGAETPVSAAMERGRLSDLQREIEGLQDAIRGIPQVTPETGPINGATDAAQRSRWPSELKARLSEKIASLRVQVAPDGKKPLEPIPLEGEGS, from the coding sequence GTGAAGACCTGCCCAGCGCCCAGTGCCGCCACGGAATCTCGCATTCGCCTGGTCTCCACCGATCCAACGGTCCGCCCGGGAGTTCGCGGCGTTGAACAAGACTTGACGATCATCGGGTCGAGTGACGGTTGTGAAATCGGTCTTTCATCCAGCCGGGTCGACGCGGCGCATACCGCGATCCTGCGAATTGGAACCGCGGCGTATGCGTGCGATCTGGGTGGCGCCGGCGGAACGATTGTGAACGATCGTCGCATCCGTTTCGAGCGGTTGACCGACGGCGCGGTCCTGAAGATCGGTCCATTTTCCTTCTGCGTCGAGTTGTCGGAGTCGAACGCAGGCAACGCGGCTTACGGGACGTTCTCGTTGCGCGACGATCGCACCATAGGCGAAGTGTCCAATCGTGAGCCGATGCTGTTGATCGGGAGCGACGCCGCGTGCGACGTTGTGCTGGCCGATCCTTCCATCGGTCCGCGCCATGCATTGATCGCGTGGACGACGAATGGTCCGGTGCTTCGGGATCTGGTGGGAAGTTTCAACGTTCGTCGCAATGGTCGGCATGTGCGGCAGTCGAATTTGAGCGATGGGGATCGGATCGGCATCGGTCCGTATGAGTTGTCATTTTCCTGCGCAGCACCGTCGATTTCGGCGGCAGTCGAGCGATCCGCCGTCGCGGAAAGCGACGTTCCGCGTGGTGCAGAAGGCATCACCAGCCTCGCCGAAATTTTAAGTCAGATGTCGCACGCCGATACGCCGTGGCCTGATTCGATCTTGTCCGGTGCGGGCGGAGGGAAGGCGCCGGGTGAGACGATGGACGAAGCCGGATTCGCGGAGGCCATTGCCGCGGCAACGGGGCCGATCCATGGCGCCGACGTGGGAGACGAATCGGCCGGTTCGGTCGACGCGGGGGATGCGAGTGATGCCGTTGTGTCGGCACGGCTCAAGGTCGTCAACGAAAAGAGCGAGCGACTCAAGGCGCGCGTGGCAGCCGCGCAGCACGCACTCGATGAGCGTGCGAAGAAGCTGTGGGACGGCCTCTCGAAAGAGCGCGAGCGGTTGAGCAGTTATCACAGCGAATTGCAGAGCAAGGCGCGCAAGCTGCTGGAAGCGGCGATGCAAAAGCGTGAGGCGCTCCAGGCGCAGACCGGCGCGATCGCCCCGAGCCAATCCTCGGAGCGCGCCGAGCCGGTGCCGCCGCTGATCGACCGCCGAGAGGTGGAACGCGTCTTCGGCGGGACCTTTGAGCCGGCCGACGCCACGGAGCGAAACGCGGTAGCGACGGAGCAGGCGCTTGGAGGAGCGTCGAGCACGGCACCGGGCGCCTCCGGTGCGGCGCAGCCATTTAACGTGATCTCGGCCGACTCGCTGGAAGCGCAGGCGGCGGAGCTGGCGTCGCTGGTTCGCGCCGAACGAACCGAGGTGGACGAGACGGACGCGCGGCTGGAGGCATTGCGATTTGACATTGAGCGGCTGCGGAGCCATCTGGTCCGCGCCGAGGAACGACACCGCGTGCGGCGCAAGGAACTGGACGAGCGTGTTCAGACGCTTCGCCGTGCGCACCAGGCGTTGGCGGGCGAGCACGAAGCCCTGATGAATCGATTGCGGCAGGTCGAGGCGAGGCAGGCGACGGTGAACAGCAGCCTGGCCGAGGCCGAACAGAGTCAGTCCGAGCTTGCTGCGGAGGCGCAGCATCTCGCTGCGACGCGTGATGAGTTCGAGTCGCGCCGCGCCGAGCTGCGTCAGACGCTGGAGTCGGAGCGGTTGCGGTTGCAGATGCGCCAATCGGAGATGCAGCGTCGCGCGGCGGAGCTGGCGCGGATGGCCCGCGAGCGGCGGCAACAGATCGAGGAGCAATTGGCGAAGCAACAATCGGCCCTGGAGGCGCGCGAGCGCGAGATTCGGGCACAACGCCTGGCGATTGAGGAAGCGGGGCGATTCGAACTGGATCGCACGGCCGGCGAGCTGGAAAAGGTGCTCAACGCGCGCTTGGCGGAGATCGAGCGCGAGATTCAATCCCGCCAGAGCGGCTTGAGTTCGTGGATGAATGCGTTGTCCGGTGGCGCGCCGCTGGACGATGAAGCGACGGTCCGTTCGATTGCAGCCCCGTCGCCGAAGATCGAGGCGACGCCCTCGAACGCTCAATCCGGCCCAGCCGAGACTTACGAATTCGGCGCCGAGACTCCTGTTTCGGCGGCGATGGAGCGCGGCCGACTTTCCGATTTGCAGCGCGAGATCGAAGGCTTGCAGGACGCCATCCGCGGGATACCGCAGGTGACGCCTGAAACCGGTCCGATCAACGGTGCGACCGACGCCGCGCAGCGGTCGCGCTGGCCCAGCGAGTTGAAGGCGCGGTTGAGCGAGAAAATCGCTTCGTTGCGCGTTCAAGTTGCGCCCGACGGAAAGAAACCTCTGGAACCGATTCCCTTGGAAGGAGAGGGTTCCTGA
- a CDS encoding ATP-dependent Clp protease proteolytic subunit yields the protein MNNNLIPFVIEKTGRGERSYDIYSRLLKDRVVFLGGPIDDEVANVIVAQMLFLSNEDPQADIHFYVNSPGGSVSAGLAIYDTMQFLRCDVATYCVGVSASMGAILLCGGAKGKRYALPNSRVLLHQPLIGGVMQGAATDLSIEAKEILRLRDVLYGIIRKHTGADIKKIEKDCDRNLWLDPVEATEYGLVDKILERQPEMARRSNSDED from the coding sequence ATGAACAACAACCTGATTCCGTTTGTCATCGAGAAGACAGGCCGGGGCGAACGGTCCTACGATATCTACTCGCGGCTGCTGAAAGACCGCGTCGTGTTTCTCGGCGGGCCGATTGATGACGAAGTGGCGAACGTGATCGTCGCGCAGATGCTGTTCCTCTCGAACGAGGATCCGCAGGCCGACATCCACTTTTATGTGAACTCCCCCGGCGGCAGCGTTTCGGCCGGTCTCGCGATTTACGACACCATGCAGTTCCTCCGCTGCGATGTGGCCACCTACTGCGTGGGCGTGTCGGCCAGCATGGGAGCGATCCTGCTGTGCGGTGGCGCCAAGGGCAAACGCTACGCCCTGCCCAATTCGCGCGTGCTGCTGCATCAGCCGCTGATCGGCGGCGTCATGCAAGGCGCCGCCACGGACCTGTCCATCGAGGCGAAGGAGATTCTCCGCCTGCGCGACGTGTTGTACGGCATCATCCGCAAGCACACCGGCGCCGACATCAAGAAGATCGAGAAGGACTGCGACCGCAATCTTTGGCTCGACCCGGTGGAAGCGACCGAGTACGGTCTGGTGGACAAAATTCTCGAACGCCAGCCCGAAATGGCGCGGCGCTCCAATTCCGACGAGGACTAG